Proteins encoded in a region of the Mycolicibacterium chitae genome:
- a CDS encoding NAD(+) synthase, which produces MDFYSVYQHGFVRVAACTLTTTLADPGANAEAVLSTARECHGEGVALAVFPELTLTGYSIEDILLQDTLLDAVERAVVDLAEASAELVPVLVVGAPLRFGNRVYNTAVVLHRGTVLGVVPKSYVPNYREFYERRQLAPGDDERGLISFGGLEAPFGADLLFAAVDHPDFVLHVEICEDMWVPVPPSAPAALAGATVLANLSGSPITVGRAEDRKLMARSASSRCLAAYVYAAAGQGESTTDLAWDGQTMIYENGVLLAESERFPKGPLRSVADVDVSLLRAERLRMGTFDDNRRTFGIDQTSTRRIEFTLDPPDGDIGLRRRVERFPFVPSDPSRLQQDCYEAYSIQVAGLEQRLRALNYPKVVLGVSGGLDSTHALIVAARAMDREGRPRSDILAFTMPGFATGDRTKGNAIALSEALGVTFAEIDIRDTAKLMLTEMDHPFGRGKEVYDVTFENVQAGLRTDYLFRLANQRGGIVLGTGDLSELALGWSTYGVGDQMSHYNVNGGVPKTLIQHLIRWVISSGQFDDDVDAVLQSVLDTEISPELVPTGEDEEIQSSEDKIGPYVLQDFSLFQVLRYGFGPAKVAFLAWHAWHDAEQGHWPMGYPLDKRPAYSLADIRHWLQVFAQRFYSFSQFKRSALPNGPKVSAGGALSPRGDWRAPSDMSARIWLDAIEREVPER; this is translated from the coding sequence ATGGACTTCTACAGCGTCTACCAGCACGGTTTCGTCCGCGTGGCCGCCTGCACGCTGACCACGACCCTGGCCGACCCCGGCGCCAACGCCGAGGCGGTGCTGAGCACCGCCCGCGAATGCCACGGCGAGGGGGTGGCGCTGGCGGTCTTCCCCGAGCTGACCCTGACGGGGTACTCGATCGAGGACATCCTGCTGCAGGACACCCTGCTCGACGCGGTGGAACGAGCCGTGGTCGACCTTGCCGAGGCCTCGGCCGAGCTGGTGCCGGTGCTGGTGGTCGGGGCCCCGCTGCGGTTCGGCAACCGGGTCTACAACACCGCGGTGGTGCTGCATCGCGGCACGGTCCTGGGTGTCGTGCCCAAGTCCTACGTGCCGAACTACCGCGAGTTCTACGAACGACGGCAGCTCGCCCCCGGCGACGATGAGCGCGGGCTCATCTCCTTCGGCGGGCTCGAGGCGCCGTTCGGCGCCGACCTGCTGTTCGCCGCCGTCGACCATCCGGATTTCGTGTTGCACGTCGAGATCTGCGAGGACATGTGGGTGCCGGTGCCGCCGAGCGCCCCCGCGGCGCTGGCGGGGGCGACGGTGCTGGCGAACCTGTCGGGCAGCCCCATCACGGTGGGCCGCGCCGAGGACCGCAAGCTGATGGCGCGCTCGGCGTCCTCGCGCTGCCTGGCCGCCTACGTCTACGCCGCGGCCGGTCAGGGCGAATCGACCACCGACCTGGCCTGGGACGGCCAGACCATGATCTACGAGAACGGCGTGCTGCTGGCCGAATCCGAGCGGTTCCCCAAGGGCCCGCTGCGCAGCGTCGCCGACGTCGACGTGTCGCTGTTGCGCGCCGAGCGGCTGCGGATGGGCACCTTCGACGACAACCGCCGCACCTTCGGCATCGACCAGACCAGCACGCGCCGAATCGAATTCACCCTCGACCCGCCCGACGGCGACATCGGGCTGCGGCGCCGGGTGGAACGCTTCCCGTTCGTGCCGTCGGATCCCTCGCGGCTGCAGCAGGATTGCTACGAGGCCTACAGCATCCAGGTCGCCGGGCTCGAGCAGCGGCTGCGGGCGCTGAACTATCCGAAGGTGGTGCTCGGCGTCTCCGGCGGGCTGGATTCGACCCACGCGCTGATCGTCGCGGCAAGGGCCATGGACCGAGAAGGCCGCCCGCGCAGCGACATCCTGGCGTTCACCATGCCCGGCTTCGCCACCGGCGACCGGACCAAGGGCAACGCGATCGCGCTGTCGGAGGCGCTCGGCGTCACCTTCGCCGAGATCGACATCCGCGACACCGCCAAGCTGATGCTCACCGAGATGGACCACCCGTTTGGCCGCGGCAAGGAGGTCTACGACGTCACGTTCGAGAACGTGCAGGCGGGCCTGCGCACCGACTACCTGTTCCGGCTGGCCAACCAGCGCGGCGGCATCGTGCTGGGCACCGGTGATCTGTCCGAGCTGGCGCTGGGCTGGTCCACCTACGGGGTGGGCGATCAGATGTCGCACTACAACGTCAACGGTGGGGTGCCGAAAACCCTGATCCAGCACCTCATCCGGTGGGTCATCTCCAGCGGGCAGTTCGACGACGACGTCGACGCCGTATTGCAATCGGTACTCGACACCGAGATCAGCCCCGAACTGGTGCCCACCGGCGAGGACGAGGAGATCCAGAGCAGCGAGGACAAGATCGGTCCGTATGTGCTGCAGGACTTCTCGCTGTTCCAGGTGCTGCGCTACGGGTTCGGGCCGGCCAAGGTGGCGTTTTTGGCCTGGCACGCCTGGCACGACGCCGAGCAGGGACACTGGCCGATGGGGTATCCGCTGGACAAGCGGCCGGCCTACTCGCTGGCCGACATTCGGCACTGGCTGCAGGTGTTCGCGCAGCGGTTCTACTCGTTCAGCCAGTTCAAGCGCTCCGCGCTGCCCAACGGCCCCAAGGTCTCCGCGGGCGGTGCGTTGTCCCCGCGCGGGGACTGGCGCGCACCGTCGGACATGTCGGCGCGGATCTGGCTCGACGCCATCGAACGTGAGGTGCCCGAGCGCTGA
- a CDS encoding ribokinase: MARVTVVGSVNLDAVYGVAALPKPGETILASSTTLGPGGKGGNQAVAAARAGAQVQLVAALGEDAAAQQLRAHLDANGVGLDGVATLPVPSGAAVILVEENSAENLIVVSPGANAHLTLDSQRVRDLVGDCDVLLVQLEIPLPTALAAARQARSTGATVMLNASPPGADPAALAELAAAVDVVVVNESEAAQWQWPVPHLVVTRGADGARYTGPDGEVTVESPAVEALDTSGAGDVFAGVLAAGWAADPLRALRRACAAGALATLTEGAGDCAPTDEAIEDVLALGSG; this comes from the coding sequence GTGGCTCGGGTGACGGTGGTCGGCAGTGTGAACCTCGACGCGGTCTACGGCGTGGCCGCGCTGCCCAAACCGGGCGAAACCATCCTGGCGTCCTCGACGACGCTGGGCCCGGGCGGAAAGGGCGGCAACCAGGCGGTGGCCGCGGCCCGGGCCGGGGCGCAGGTGCAGTTGGTCGCCGCGCTCGGCGAGGACGCCGCCGCGCAGCAGCTGCGCGCGCATCTGGACGCCAACGGTGTCGGCCTCGACGGCGTCGCCACGCTGCCGGTGCCCAGCGGCGCCGCGGTGATCCTGGTCGAGGAGAACAGCGCCGAGAACCTCATCGTGGTCTCCCCCGGCGCCAACGCCCACCTGACGCTGGACTCGCAGCGCGTGCGCGACCTCGTCGGCGACTGCGACGTGCTGCTGGTGCAGCTCGAGATTCCGTTGCCGACGGCGTTGGCCGCGGCCCGCCAAGCCCGCTCCACGGGGGCGACGGTGATGCTCAACGCCTCCCCGCCGGGTGCGGACCCGGCGGCCTTGGCGGAGCTGGCCGCCGCGGTCGACGTGGTGGTGGTCAACGAGTCCGAGGCCGCGCAGTGGCAGTGGCCGGTGCCGCATCTGGTGGTGACCCGGGGTGCCGACGGGGCCCGCTACACCGGGCCCGACGGGGAGGTGACGGTGGAATCGCCGGCCGTGGAGGCGCTCGACACCAGCGGCGCCGGCGATGTGTTCGCCGGGGTGCTCGCGGCGGGCTGGGCCGCGGATCCGCTCCGGGCGCTGCGCCGCGCGTGCGCCGCGGGCGCGCTGGCGACGCTGACCGAGGGCGCCGGCGACTGCGCACCCACCGACGAGGCGATCGAGGACGTGCTGGCGCTCGGATCCGGCTGA
- a CDS encoding glutamate-5-semialdehyde dehydrogenase, which yields MNLQAATLSDAQADLRAQVHDAARRARAASRAVAALTTAVKDQALHAAADAVLAAVDDILAANGEDLTAARAAGTPEAMLDRLALNPQRVEGIAAGLRQVAGLPDPVGEVLRGRTLPNGLQLRQQRVPLGVVGIVYEGRPNVTVDAFGLTLKSGNAVLLRGSSSAARSNAALVAVLRDALTAEGLPADAVQLLPSADRASVTHLIQARGLVDVVIPRGGAGLIDAVVRDATVPTIETGVGNCHVYIDAAADLEVAERILLNSKTRRPSVCNAAETLLVDRALAETALPRLTAALSEAGVAVHSEPSEDQLRAEFLSMDLAVALVDGVDGAIAHINEYGTGHTEAIVTTDLAAAQRFTEQVDAAAVMVNAATSFTDGEQFGFGAEIGISTQKLHARGPMGLSELTSSKWIVWGDGHIRPA from the coding sequence ATGAATCTGCAAGCAGCCACGCTTTCGGATGCCCAGGCCGACCTGCGCGCACAGGTCCACGACGCCGCGCGCCGCGCCCGGGCCGCCTCGCGCGCCGTGGCCGCGCTGACCACCGCCGTCAAGGATCAGGCCCTGCACGCCGCGGCCGACGCCGTGCTGGCCGCCGTCGACGACATCCTCGCGGCCAACGGCGAGGACCTGACCGCCGCCCGCGCCGCGGGCACCCCCGAGGCCATGCTCGACCGGTTGGCGCTCAACCCGCAGCGCGTCGAGGGCATCGCCGCCGGCCTGCGCCAGGTGGCGGGCCTGCCGGACCCGGTCGGCGAGGTGCTGCGCGGCCGGACCCTGCCCAACGGGCTGCAGCTGCGCCAGCAACGCGTGCCGCTCGGGGTGGTCGGCATCGTCTACGAGGGCCGGCCCAACGTCACCGTCGACGCCTTCGGCCTGACGCTGAAGTCCGGCAACGCCGTGCTGCTGCGCGGCAGCTCCTCGGCGGCCCGTTCCAACGCGGCGCTGGTGGCGGTGCTGCGCGACGCGCTGACGGCCGAGGGCCTGCCGGCCGACGCGGTGCAGCTGCTGCCGAGCGCCGACCGCGCGAGCGTCACCCACCTGATCCAGGCCCGCGGGCTGGTCGACGTGGTGATCCCGCGCGGCGGCGCGGGCCTGATCGACGCCGTCGTGCGCGACGCCACGGTGCCCACCATCGAGACCGGTGTCGGCAACTGCCACGTCTACATCGACGCCGCCGCCGACCTCGAGGTCGCCGAGCGCATCCTGTTGAACTCCAAGACCCGTCGTCCCAGCGTCTGCAACGCCGCGGAGACGCTGCTGGTCGACCGGGCGCTTGCCGAGACCGCGCTGCCGCGGCTGACCGCCGCGCTGTCCGAGGCCGGCGTCGCCGTGCACAGCGAGCCCAGCGAGGACCAGCTGCGCGCCGAGTTCCTGTCGATGGACCTGGCCGTGGCCCTGGTGGACGGCGTCGACGGCGCGATCGCCCACATCAACGAGTACGGCACCGGCCACACCGAGGCCATCGTCACCACGGATCTGGCCGCGGCCCAACGCTTCACCGAACAGGTGGACGCCGCCGCGGTGATGGTCAACGCGGCCACCTCGTTCACCGACGGCGAGCAGTTCGGGTTCGGCGCCGAGATCGGTATCTCGACCCAGAAACTGCATGCCCGCGGCCCCATGGGATTGTCGGAACTGACCTCGAGCAAATGGATTGTTTGGGGCGACGGTCACATCCGGCCCGCCTGA
- a CDS encoding AAA family ATPase: MDTPARPAPLFTDIDDVTRRLTETGYLPDTATATAVFLADQLGKPLLVEGPAGVGKTELARAVAQCTGAGLVRLQCYEGVDEARALYEWNHAKQILRIQSGSGDWDQTKMDVFSEEFLLQRPLLTAIRRTDPTVLLIDETDKADIEIEGLLLEVLSDFAVTVPELGTITAERKPFVLLTSNATRELSEALKRRCLFLHIDFPDADLERRILLSRVPELPEKLAEELVRIIGVLRGMQLKKVPSVAETIDWGRTVLALGMDTIDDAAIAATLGVVLKHQSDQTKASSELRLN; encoded by the coding sequence TTGGACACCCCAGCTCGGCCCGCGCCGCTGTTCACCGACATCGACGACGTGACCCGTCGGCTCACCGAGACCGGCTACCTGCCCGACACCGCCACCGCCACCGCGGTCTTTTTGGCCGACCAGCTGGGCAAGCCGCTGCTGGTGGAGGGCCCGGCCGGGGTCGGAAAGACCGAGCTGGCCCGCGCGGTGGCCCAGTGCACCGGGGCCGGGCTGGTGCGGCTGCAGTGCTACGAGGGGGTCGACGAGGCCCGCGCGCTCTACGAGTGGAACCACGCCAAGCAGATCCTGCGCATTCAGTCCGGTTCGGGGGACTGGGACCAGACCAAGATGGACGTGTTCAGCGAGGAATTCCTGCTGCAGCGGCCGCTGCTGACCGCCATCCGCCGCACCGACCCCACCGTGCTGCTGATCGACGAGACCGACAAGGCCGACATCGAGATCGAGGGCCTGCTGCTCGAGGTGCTGTCCGACTTCGCGGTCACCGTCCCCGAACTCGGCACCATCACCGCCGAGCGCAAGCCGTTCGTGCTGCTCACCTCGAACGCCACCCGGGAGCTCTCCGAGGCGCTCAAGCGGCGCTGCCTGTTCCTGCACATCGACTTCCCCGACGCCGACCTCGAGCGCCGGATCCTGCTGTCGCGGGTCCCGGAACTGCCGGAGAAGCTCGCCGAGGAACTGGTACGCATCATCGGCGTGCTGCGCGGCATGCAACTCAAGAAGGTGCCGTCGGTGGCCGAGACCATCGACTGGGGCCGCACCGTGCTGGCCCTGGGCATGGACACCATCGACGACGCGGCCATCGCCGCGACGCTCGGCGTCGTCCTCAAGCATCAGTCCGATCAGACCAAGGCCAGCTCCGAGCTCCGGCTCAACTGA
- a CDS encoding vWA domain-containing protein → MAPRRTSPPQPLAPHGLPGHLVGFVEALRAQGISVGPSETVDAGKVLATLGLGDREVLREGLACAVLRRSDHRETYDAMFDLWWPAALGDRTVLADDDGVPEADQPPTLPPEDVEAMRAMLLDLLSQNQDLADMDQRLAAMIAQIVEQYGKYNSSRGPSYSSYQALKSMALDELEGKLLAGLLAPYGESPSPTQEEIAKSLAAQRIAQIRKMVESETKRRTAEQLGRDHVQMYGIPQLAENVEFLRASGEQLKQMRKTVAPLARTLATRLAAKRRRHRAGQIDLRKTLRKSMSTGGVPIDVVLAKPRPARPELVVLCDVSGSVAGFSHFTLLLVDALRQQFSRVRVFAFIDTTDEVTHLFGPDADLAVAVQRITREAEVYTRDGHSDYGHAFSSFLDKFPNVLSPRSSLLILGDGRNNYRNPELELLAHMVSASRHAHWLNPEPRHLWGSGDSAVPRYEEIITMHECRSAKQLASVIDNLLPV, encoded by the coding sequence ATGGCACCCCGGCGCACCAGCCCCCCACAGCCACTGGCCCCGCACGGGCTGCCGGGCCACCTCGTCGGCTTCGTCGAAGCGCTGCGCGCACAAGGTATCTCGGTCGGGCCGTCGGAAACCGTCGACGCCGGCAAGGTGCTCGCGACGCTCGGCCTCGGGGATCGGGAGGTGCTGCGCGAGGGGTTGGCGTGCGCGGTGCTGCGCCGGTCGGATCACCGCGAGACCTACGACGCGATGTTCGACCTGTGGTGGCCGGCCGCGCTCGGCGACCGCACGGTCCTGGCCGACGACGACGGCGTGCCGGAAGCCGACCAGCCGCCGACGCTGCCGCCCGAGGACGTCGAGGCCATGCGGGCGATGCTGCTGGATCTGCTCTCGCAGAACCAGGATCTGGCCGACATGGATCAGCGCCTGGCCGCCATGATCGCCCAGATCGTCGAGCAGTACGGCAAGTACAACTCCAGCCGGGGCCCGTCGTACTCGAGCTATCAGGCGCTCAAGTCGATGGCCCTGGACGAGTTGGAGGGCAAGCTGCTGGCCGGTCTGCTGGCCCCCTACGGCGAGAGCCCGTCGCCGACCCAGGAAGAGATCGCCAAATCGCTTGCCGCCCAACGGATCGCCCAGATCCGCAAGATGGTCGAGTCCGAGACCAAGCGGCGCACCGCCGAGCAGCTGGGCCGCGACCACGTGCAGATGTACGGCATCCCGCAGCTGGCCGAGAACGTCGAGTTCCTGCGCGCCTCCGGGGAACAGCTCAAGCAGATGCGCAAGACCGTGGCGCCGCTGGCCCGCACGCTGGCCACCCGGCTGGCTGCCAAGCGGCGCCGGCACCGCGCCGGCCAGATCGACCTGCGCAAGACGCTGCGCAAGTCGATGTCCACCGGCGGGGTGCCCATCGACGTCGTGCTGGCCAAGCCGCGCCCGGCGCGCCCTGAACTCGTCGTGCTCTGCGACGTGTCCGGATCGGTCGCCGGCTTCAGCCACTTCACCCTGCTGCTGGTCGACGCGCTGCGTCAGCAGTTCTCCCGGGTGCGGGTCTTCGCGTTCATCGACACCACCGACGAGGTGACCCACCTGTTCGGCCCGGACGCCGACCTGGCGGTGGCCGTGCAGCGGATCACCCGCGAGGCGGAGGTCTACACCCGCGACGGCCACAGCGACTACGGGCACGCGTTCTCGTCGTTCCTGGACAAGTTCCCCAACGTGCTCTCGCCGCGCAGTTCGCTGCTGATCCTCGGCGACGGCCGCAACAACTACCGCAACCCGGAACTGGAACTGCTGGCCCACATGGTCAGCGCCAGCCGGCACGCGCACTGGCTCAACCCCGAACCCCGCCATCTGTGGGGTAGCGGGGACTCGGCGGTCCCGCGCTACGAGGAGATCATCACCATGCACGAATGCCGGTCGGCCAAGCAGTTGGCCTCGGTGATCGACAACCTGCTCCCCGTATAG
- the nadD gene encoding nicotinate-nucleotide adenylyltransferase produces MGGTFDPIHNGHLVAASEVADLFGLDEVVFVPTGQPWQKHGRSVTAAEDRYLMTVIATASNPRFTVSRVDIDRGGPTYTKDTLRDLKAANADTELYFITGADALASILSWQNWEEMFSLARFIGVSRPGFELDSKHITEAMSELPAEALTLVEIPALAISSTDCRNRAAQSRPIWYLVPDGVVQYVAKRALYRSHPTAVPIPEVNP; encoded by the coding sequence ATGGGGGGGACCTTCGATCCCATTCACAACGGGCACCTGGTCGCGGCCAGCGAGGTGGCCGACCTGTTCGGCCTCGACGAGGTGGTGTTCGTCCCCACCGGACAGCCCTGGCAGAAGCACGGCCGATCGGTGACCGCGGCCGAGGACCGCTACCTGATGACGGTGATCGCCACCGCGTCCAACCCGCGCTTCACGGTCAGCCGGGTCGACATCGACCGCGGCGGCCCGACCTACACCAAGGACACCCTGCGCGACCTCAAGGCCGCCAACGCCGACACCGAGCTGTACTTCATCACTGGCGCCGACGCGCTGGCGTCGATCCTGAGCTGGCAGAACTGGGAGGAGATGTTCTCCCTGGCCCGGTTCATCGGGGTCAGCCGACCCGGCTTCGAACTCGACAGCAAGCACATCACCGAGGCCATGTCCGAACTGCCCGCCGAGGCGCTGACCCTCGTCGAGATCCCCGCGCTGGCGATCTCGTCCACCGACTGCCGCAACCGCGCCGCGCAATCGCGGCCCATCTGGTACCTGGTACCGGACGGTGTGGTGCAGTACGTCGCCAAGCGGGCGCTGTACCGCAGCCATCCGACCGCCGTTCCGATCCCCGAGGTGAACCCATGA
- the rsfS gene encoding ribosome silencing factor: MTATDEALEMAAVAARAAADKLAEDVVVIDVSGQLVITDCFVIATGANDRQVNAIVDEVEEKMRQAGNKPARREGTREGRWVLLDYVDVVVHIQHRDEREFYALDRLWKDCPVVPVDLGDRPGDGSGEDQQ; encoded by the coding sequence ATGACCGCGACCGACGAAGCCCTCGAGATGGCCGCCGTGGCCGCCCGCGCGGCCGCCGACAAACTCGCCGAGGACGTGGTGGTGATCGACGTCTCCGGTCAGCTGGTCATCACTGACTGCTTCGTGATCGCCACGGGCGCCAACGACCGTCAGGTCAACGCCATCGTCGACGAGGTCGAGGAGAAGATGCGCCAGGCCGGCAACAAGCCGGCGCGCCGCGAGGGCACCCGGGAGGGCCGCTGGGTCCTGCTCGACTACGTCGACGTGGTGGTGCACATCCAGCACCGCGACGAGCGCGAGTTCTACGCGCTGGACCGGCTGTGGAAGGACTGCCCGGTGGTGCCGGTGGACCTGGGTGATCGCCCCGGCGACGGATCCGGCGAGGATCAGCAGTGA
- the gpgP gene encoding glucosyl-3-phosphoglycerate phosphatase, whose translation MRIRRLVMLRHGQTEYNAGSRMQGQLDTDLSELGRAQAVAAAEVLGKRRPLLIVSSDLRRAYDTAVTLGEQAGVPVEVDKRLRETHLGDWQGLTHTEVDALAPGARLAWRDDARWAPHGGESRVDVAERSVPLVTELVGSQRDWGADESDRPVVLVAHGGLIAALTAALLGIPVDNWPILGGMGNASWVQLAGHSAPDAAFEGIRWRLDVWNASAQVANDVL comes from the coding sequence GTGAGGATCCGCCGACTGGTCATGCTGCGGCACGGCCAGACCGAGTACAACGCCGGCAGCCGGATGCAGGGCCAGCTGGACACCGACCTGTCCGAGTTGGGCCGCGCGCAGGCGGTCGCGGCCGCCGAGGTGCTGGGCAAGCGCCGGCCGCTGCTGATCGTGTCCTCGGATCTGCGCCGGGCCTACGACACCGCGGTGACCCTCGGCGAGCAGGCCGGCGTGCCGGTCGAGGTCGACAAGCGGCTGCGCGAAACGCATCTGGGGGACTGGCAGGGGTTGACCCACACCGAGGTCGACGCCCTGGCCCCGGGGGCGCGCCTGGCGTGGCGCGACGACGCCCGCTGGGCCCCGCACGGCGGGGAGAGTCGGGTGGATGTCGCCGAGCGCAGCGTGCCGCTGGTGACCGAACTCGTGGGCAGCCAACGGGATTGGGGTGCCGACGAATCCGATCGGCCGGTGGTGCTGGTGGCCCACGGCGGCCTGATCGCCGCGCTGACCGCGGCCCTGCTCGGGATCCCGGTGGACAACTGGCCGATCCTGGGCGGGATGGGCAACGCCAGCTGGGTGCAGCTGGCCGGGCATTCGGCCCCGGACGCGGCCTTCGAGGGCATCCGGTGGCGCCTCGATGTCTGGAACGCCTCGGCGCAGGTGGCCAACGATGTCCTCTGA
- the octT gene encoding diglucosylglycerate octanoyltransferase → MSSDPGARKTLLVFADSLAYYGPTGGLPSDDPRIWPNIVARQLDWDLELIGRIGWTCRDVWWAATQDPRSWAALPRAGAVVFATCGMDSLPSPLPTALRESIRYVRPARLRRWVRDGYGWLQPRLSPVARPALPPHLTAEYLEMTRGAIDFNRPGIPMVATLPSVHTADTYGNSHRGRDGTVAAITSWAAEHDVPLVDLKEAVADEIYGGRGNPDGIHWNFEAHEAVAELMLKALAVAVEKSGG, encoded by the coding sequence ATGTCCTCTGATCCCGGGGCGCGCAAGACGCTGCTGGTGTTCGCCGACTCGCTGGCCTACTACGGACCGACCGGCGGACTGCCCTCCGACGACCCGCGCATCTGGCCCAATATCGTTGCCCGGCAGCTCGACTGGGATCTCGAACTGATCGGTCGGATCGGCTGGACCTGCCGCGACGTGTGGTGGGCCGCGACCCAGGACCCGCGCTCGTGGGCCGCGCTGCCGCGCGCGGGGGCGGTGGTCTTCGCGACCTGCGGCATGGATTCGCTGCCCTCGCCGCTGCCGACCGCGCTGCGCGAGTCGATCCGCTACGTCCGCCCGGCGCGCCTGCGCCGCTGGGTGCGCGACGGCTACGGGTGGTTGCAGCCGCGGCTGTCGCCGGTCGCGCGGCCCGCGCTGCCGCCGCACCTGACGGCCGAATACCTCGAGATGACCCGCGGCGCAATCGACTTCAACCGACCCGGCATCCCCATGGTCGCCACGCTGCCCAGCGTGCACACCGCCGACACCTACGGCAACTCGCACCGCGGCCGCGACGGTACCGTCGCGGCGATCACCTCCTGGGCGGCCGAGCACGACGTGCCGCTGGTGGACCTCAAGGAAGCCGTCGCCGACGAGATCTACGGCGGCCGGGGCAATCCCGACGGCATTCACTGGAACTTCGAGGCGCACGAGGCCGTCGCGGAGTTGATGCTCAAGGCGCTGGCCGTCGCGGTCGAGAAATCGGGCGGTTGA
- a CDS encoding DegV family protein, which yields MPVIVVTDSAARLPTELADAHGIRVVPLHILLDGADLHDGVDDVPPDIHDRQASTAGASPEELRTAYRRALADSDGAGVVAVHLSAALSSTFGAAQQAAAEVGPEVAVVDSRSTAMGTGFVALAAARAAAAGADRHAVAAQAHSAIGRSHGYIVVHRLDNLRRSGRIGGAAAWLGTALSLKPLLRIDDGKLVLAQRVRTPSKAVATMIDRVCEVVGPRAAALAVHHVANPDGADEVAAVLAERLPACPPALRSELGPVLALHVGAGAVAVVADVPEGE from the coding sequence GTGCCGGTCATAGTCGTCACCGACTCCGCCGCCCGGCTACCCACCGAACTTGCTGACGCACACGGTATCCGGGTGGTTCCGCTGCACATCCTGCTCGACGGGGCGGATCTGCACGACGGGGTCGACGACGTACCGCCGGACATCCACGACCGGCAGGCCAGCACCGCCGGCGCCAGCCCGGAGGAACTACGCACGGCCTATCGGCGGGCCCTGGCCGACAGCGACGGCGCGGGGGTGGTGGCGGTGCACCTGTCCGCCGCGCTGTCGAGCACGTTCGGCGCGGCACAGCAGGCCGCCGCCGAGGTGGGTCCCGAGGTGGCGGTGGTGGATTCCCGCTCGACGGCCATGGGCACCGGCTTCGTGGCGCTCGCCGCGGCCCGCGCGGCCGCTGCCGGCGCGGACCGTCACGCCGTTGCGGCCCAGGCGCATTCGGCGATCGGCCGCAGCCACGGCTACATCGTGGTGCACCGGCTGGACAATTTGCGGCGCAGCGGACGCATCGGCGGCGCGGCGGCCTGGCTGGGTACCGCGCTGTCGCTGAAGCCGCTGCTGCGCATCGACGACGGCAAACTGGTGCTGGCCCAACGGGTCCGGACGCCGAGCAAGGCGGTCGCGACCATGATCGACCGGGTCTGCGAGGTGGTGGGTCCGCGCGCGGCCGCGCTGGCGGTGCATCACGTGGCCAATCCCGACGGCGCCGACGAGGTGGCCGCCGTTCTGGCCGAACGCCTGCCGGCCTGCCCGCCGGCCCTGCGCAGCGAGCTGGGTCCGGTGCTGGCGTTGCATGTCGGCGCCGGTGCGGTCGCCGTCGTCGCCGACGTGCCCGAGGGCGAATAA
- a CDS encoding ComEA family DNA-binding protein: MPHETPADRLRRLDGLDVDPDADDTDDGDPRDLLPRWLPDADAGHDGTLRGWMAAARADPGRAGGFALAGVAALAVLVTVFTLMRDDPTPVASAKLPPVEMAASASPGPSASAPAPPPDQPVVVSVVGLVQQPGLVTVAPGARVADALTAAGGALTGADTVGLNLARHLSDGEQVVVGLSPAPGAPPVLGSSISGGPAPGGGATPAPGAPADGDDPGAPLDLNTATAAQLEELPGIGPVTAAAIVAWREQHGGFTGVEQLGEVDGIGPARLERLRDQVRV, from the coding sequence ATGCCCCACGAAACACCCGCGGATCGGCTGCGCCGCCTCGACGGCCTCGACGTCGATCCGGACGCCGACGACACCGACGACGGTGACCCCCGGGACCTGCTGCCGCGCTGGTTGCCCGACGCCGACGCGGGCCACGACGGCACGCTGCGCGGCTGGATGGCCGCCGCGCGGGCGGACCCGGGCCGCGCCGGCGGGTTCGCGTTGGCCGGTGTCGCGGCCCTGGCGGTGCTGGTGACCGTATTCACCCTGATGCGCGACGACCCCACCCCGGTGGCGTCGGCCAAGCTGCCGCCGGTGGAGATGGCGGCCTCGGCGAGCCCCGGCCCCAGCGCGAGTGCGCCCGCGCCGCCCCCGGATCAACCGGTGGTGGTCAGCGTCGTCGGCCTGGTGCAGCAGCCCGGGCTGGTCACGGTGGCGCCGGGGGCCCGGGTGGCCGACGCGCTGACCGCCGCCGGCGGCGCCCTGACCGGCGCCGACACCGTGGGGCTGAACCTGGCGCGCCACCTCAGCGACGGCGAACAGGTGGTGGTCGGCCTGTCGCCGGCGCCGGGCGCGCCGCCGGTCCTGGGCAGTTCGATCAGCGGCGGTCCCGCCCCGGGCGGCGGCGCCACCCCGGCCCCCGGTGCCCCGGCGGACGGCGACGATCCAGGGGCCCCGCTGGACCTCAACACCGCGACCGCCGCTCAGCTCGAGGAGCTGCCCGGCATCGGCCCGGTGACCGCGGCCGCCATCGTCGCGTGGCGCGAACAGCACGGGGGCTTCACCGGCGTCGAGCAACTCGGGGAGGTCGACGGGATCGGGCCGGCGCGGCTGGAGCGGCTGCGCGACCAGGTTCGGGTGTGA